One window of Halopelagius longus genomic DNA carries:
- a CDS encoding MATE family efflux transporter, translated as MDFERLRGVWRRVFSLAWPVMAEQTTRTLMRTVDILVTAALSPAAVVAIGLADLFARFPLRIGLGLGGAAIALSSQDTGSGAEANRDEAVTQGLLIAFLTGVPFVAFGVLFSEWAVGLFPASDEAVRLGGTYLAVVFATAPARHVALVGARALQGLGDTRTPMYVNVLANGVNVALSLGLGFGVAVLPAWGVFGVGLATSAANVLSAALLVAAIYRPDSPVAFARPTDRTVAVQLVRVAVPRAAEGFATELAEFPFNALLLSLGSASAAVSGDVVNAGFQVGRRVYQQVTSPLSRGYNVAGSILVGQALGRGEESVARYEGWATAALSLCSVGGIGLVLAAFADPVVSVLGFGGSPGALTYAAEFAVVYGLSAPMLSVFVALSGALQGAGATRLPFLARVTGMFGFFVGFSYLAVEWLGLGLFGVYAGVFLAYCWMGLFAVAAFARADWAGTAAGLLRERGSVDTDD; from the coding sequence ATGGACTTCGAGCGACTCCGCGGCGTCTGGCGTCGCGTGTTCTCGCTCGCGTGGCCGGTGATGGCCGAACAGACCACGCGGACGCTGATGCGGACGGTGGACATCCTCGTCACCGCCGCGCTGTCGCCCGCCGCCGTCGTCGCCATCGGTCTGGCCGACCTGTTCGCGCGGTTCCCGCTCAGAATCGGCCTCGGACTCGGCGGGGCCGCCATCGCCCTCTCCAGTCAGGACACCGGAAGCGGTGCCGAGGCGAACCGCGACGAGGCGGTGACGCAGGGCCTCCTCATCGCCTTCCTCACCGGCGTCCCGTTCGTCGCCTTCGGCGTCCTCTTTTCGGAGTGGGCGGTGGGGCTGTTCCCCGCCAGCGACGAGGCGGTGCGCCTAGGCGGGACGTACCTCGCCGTCGTCTTCGCCACCGCGCCCGCGCGCCACGTCGCTCTCGTCGGCGCTCGCGCGTTGCAGGGGCTGGGCGACACCCGGACGCCGATGTACGTCAACGTCCTCGCCAACGGCGTCAACGTCGCTCTGTCGCTCGGACTCGGCTTCGGCGTCGCCGTCCTCCCGGCGTGGGGCGTCTTCGGCGTCGGCCTCGCCACCTCGGCGGCGAACGTCCTCTCTGCGGCACTGCTCGTCGCGGCCATCTACCGCCCGGACTCGCCCGTCGCCTTCGCGCGCCCCACCGACCGAACGGTGGCGGTGCAACTCGTCCGCGTCGCCGTCCCGCGGGCGGCGGAGGGGTTCGCCACCGAACTCGCGGAGTTCCCGTTCAACGCGCTGTTGCTCTCGTTAGGAAGTGCGAGCGCCGCAGTCTCGGGCGATGTCGTCAACGCCGGCTTTCAGGTCGGTCGCCGGGTGTACCAGCAGGTGACGAGTCCGCTCTCCCGCGGGTACAACGTCGCGGGGAGCATCCTCGTCGGGCAGGCGTTGGGACGCGGCGAGGAGTCCGTCGCCCGGTACGAGGGGTGGGCCACCGCCGCCCTCTCTCTGTGTTCCGTCGGCGGCATCGGACTCGTCCTCGCGGCGTTCGCGGACCCCGTCGTCTCCGTCCTCGGGTTCGGCGGGTCGCCCGGAGCGCTCACGTACGCGGCGGAGTTCGCCGTCGTCTACGGCCTCTCCGCGCCGATGCTCTCGGTGTTCGTCGCGCTCTCGGGCGCGCTACAGGGCGCGGGGGCGACTCGGCTCCCGTTCCTCGCCCGCGTCACCGGCATGTTCGGGTTCTTCGTCGGCTTCTCCTACCTCGCCGTCGAGTGGTTGGGACTCGGCCTGTTCGGCGTCTACGCCGGCGTCTTCCTCGCGTACTGCTGGATGGGCCTGTTCGCCGTCGCGGCGTTCGCCCGCGCGGACTGGGCCGGGACGGCCGCGGGACTCCTGCGCGAACGGGGGAGCGTCGACACCGACGACTGA
- a CDS encoding gamma-glutamylcyclotransferase family protein — MSVDDDAPAVTDVFVYGTLTDSDRVASLLEEWSFGPGARLRGLHRVEGEYPTLLPGGSVEGRILRTDELSTLDRYEGVASGLYVRVSVPYADGWDACGDGDSAGARRGADDSAIVYVGDPARLGVEADAEWPNSGDFASRVRRFVAEERVVVHPEEKVSDA, encoded by the coding sequence TTGTCCGTCGACGACGACGCCCCCGCCGTGACCGACGTGTTCGTCTACGGGACGCTGACCGACTCCGACAGAGTCGCATCGCTCCTCGAAGAGTGGTCGTTCGGACCGGGCGCCCGCCTCCGCGGACTCCACCGCGTCGAGGGGGAGTACCCGACGCTCCTCCCCGGCGGGTCCGTCGAGGGGCGCATCCTCCGGACGGACGAACTCTCGACGCTCGACCGGTACGAGGGCGTCGCCTCCGGCCTCTACGTCCGCGTGAGCGTCCCCTACGCGGACGGGTGGGACGCGTGCGGCGACGGCGACTCGGCGGGCGCGCGCCGCGGCGCGGACGACTCCGCAATCGTGTACGTCGGCGACCCCGCACGCCTCGGCGTCGAGGCGGACGCCGAATGGCCGAATTCGGGGGACTTCGCCTCCCGAGTCCGCCGATTCGTCGCCGAGGAGCGAGTCGTCGTCCACCCTGAAGAGAAAGTATCCGACGCGTGA